Proteins encoded together in one Camelina sativa cultivar DH55 chromosome 9, Cs, whole genome shotgun sequence window:
- the LOC104712907 gene encoding LOB domain-containing protein 7-like, whose product MSFSDHSGGSTTACAACKYQRKKCTKNCLLAPYFPQDRPKQFLNAHKLFGVSNITKMIKGVEETQREIAMQNLIYHANARAADPIGGLYRVMCDLKRKIECCQAELNFTHQQIAMCRSLAHQQEQRQRQDLPFGCYSYGELLQQEDEYVNVDGYGFQNVQQHQEMQQQESPINYEMLLKIPEQTSNVKLEERTTISDQEQNNLLRQILMSSSYIN is encoded by the coding sequence ATGTCCTTCAGCGATCACTCCGGTGGCTCCACGACAGCGTGCGCTGCCTGTAAATACCAAAGGAAAAAGTGTACAAAGAACTGTCTTCTTGCTCCTTATTTCCCACAAGATCGCCCAAAGCAGTTTCTGAACGCTCATAAACTCTTTGGAGTAAGCAACATCACCAAGATGATCAAAGGAGTCGAAGAAACTCAAAGAGAGATCGCTATGCAGAACCTTATCTACCACGCTAACGCTCGTGCCGCAGATCCAATAGGAGGGCTTTACAGGGTTATGTGTGATCTTAAGCGCAAAATCGAGTGTTGTCAAGCTGAGCTTAACTTTACTCATCAGCAGATCGCTATGTGTCGCTCTCTAGCTCATCAGCAGGAGCAAAGGCAAAGGCAAGATCTTCCCTTCGGATGCTATTCCTACGGAGAACTATTACAACAAGAAGATGAATACGTTAATGTCGACGGTTATGGCTTTCAGAATGTGCAACAACATCAAGAGATGCAGCAGCAAGAGAGTCCGATCAATTACGAGATGTTATTGAAGATACCCGAACAAACCAGCAACGTTAAGCTTGAAGAGAGAACAACAATCTCTGATCAGGAACAAAACAATCTCCTGAGACAGATACTCATGTCGTCGTCGTACATCAATTAG
- the LOC104712908 gene encoding beta-galactosidase 17 isoform X1, whose product MAMTSRGSWPSSMGRHQLDFVLLLVLLAVGISVPVFALLPSLPRGEKLQIITSSRKFYIKDDIFWKDGIAFQIIGGDLHYFRVLPEYWEDRLLRAKVLGLNTIQVYVPWNLHEPKPGMMVFEGIGDLVSFLKLCQKLDFLVMLRAGPYICGEWDLGGFPAWLLAVKPRLQLRTSDPAYLKLVERWWDVLLPKVFPLLYSNGGPVIMVQIENEYGSYGNDKAYLRNLVSMARGHLGDDIIVYTTDGGRRETLEKGTVPADDVYSAVDFTTGDDPWPIFELQKKFNAPGRSPPLSSEFYTGWLTHWGEKIAKTDAEFTAASLEKILSRNGSAVLYMVHGGTNFGFYNGANTGSKEFDYKPDLTSYDYDAPIKESGDIDNPKFQALQRVIKKYNAVTHSITPSKKLKAYGLIKMKMTTSLFDLVSMTDPADVITSANPISMESAEQMFGFLLYESSYITKKSGNILRIPKVHDRAQVFVSCLSQDVDVRVLSYIGTTERWNNQPISLPTTECNSNTSLFILVENMGRVNYGPYIFDEKGILSSVYLDGQILHGWKMIPMPFHNLNQMPNLSFEMHHTKKRSEKFNLTNDVSQKEPALFAGEFFIDSAEEIKDTYLSFNGWGKGVAFVNKFNIGRYWPSVGPQCNLYVPAPLLKPGKNTLVIFELESPHLELLLEAVDRQDFTCGSNDSKVDQL is encoded by the exons ATGGCGATGACAAGCAGGGGTAGCTGGCCATCATCAATGGGAAGACATCAACTGGATTTCGTGTTGCTTCTCGTTCTTTTAGCTGTCGGTATCTCCGTTCCTGTCTttgctcttcttccttcacTGCCTCGGGGAGAGAAG ttgcagatAATCACATCATCTCGGAAGTTTTATATCAAAGATGacattttttggaaagatgGAATTGCTTTTCAGATTATTGGTGGTGATTTGCATTACTTTCGTGTTCTTCCTGAG TACTGGGAAGATCGGCTTCTAAGAGCCAAGGTTCTAGGCCTTAATACTATTCAAGTATACGTTCCTTGGAATCTTCATGAGCCAAAGCCTGGAATGATGGTTTTTGAGGGTATTGGTGATCTTGTGTCCTTTCTCAAGCTGTGTCAGAAACTAGATTTTTTGGTTATGCTGCGTGCTGGACCTTACATCTGTGGAG AATGGGATTTGGGAGGATTTCCTGCTTGGTTACTTGCTGTGAAACCACGTCTCCAATTAAGGACGTCAGATCCTGCATATCTTAAGTTG GTTGAAAGATGGTGGGATGTTCTGTTACCGAAGGTATTTCCTCTGCTTTACAGCAACGGGGGTCCTGTTATAATGGTTCAG ATTGAAAATGAATATGGTTCATATGGAAATGACAAAGCCTATCTTCGTAATCTAGTTAGTATGGCTAGGGGACACCTGGGGGATGACATTATTGT GTACACAACAGATGGAGGGAGAAGAGAAACTCTTGAGAAAGGAACTGTCCCTGCTGATGATGTCTACTCAG CTGTTGATTTCACAACCGGTGATGATCCCTGGCCAATatttgaattgcaaaagaagttTAATGCTCCAGGAAGATCACCTCCACTTTCCTC GGAGTTCTATACTGGTTGGCTCACGCATTGGGGTGAGAAGATTGCAAAAACTGATGCTGAATTTACAGCAGCTTCTCTTGAAAAAATACTGTCTCGAAATGGTTCTGCTGTGCTTTAT ATGGTGCATGGAGGAACAAACTTTGGTTTCTACAATGGCGCAAATACTGGCTCTAAAGAATTCGACTATAAACCTGATCTGACATCCTACGACTAT GATGCTCCCATTAAGGAGTCTGGTGACATAGATAATCCAAAATTCCAAG CTCTTCAGAGAGTGATTAAGAAGTACAATGCTGTAACACACTCCATTACCCCCTCCAAGAAACTGAAAGCGTATGGTCTTATCAAGATGAAGATGACAACATCGCTATTTGATTTAGTTAGTATGACAGATCCTGCAGATGTGATCACCTCTGCCAACCCAATTTCAATGGAATCTGCTGAACAG ATGTTTGGGTTTCTTTTATATGAATCTTCATACATCACAAAAAAGAGTGGGAATATACTAAGAATACCCAAG GTTCATGACAGAGCTCAAGTGTTTGTTTCGTGCCTTTCCCAAGATGTTGATGTGAGAGTACTGAGTTACATTGGTACAACTGAGAGATGGAACAACCAACCTATTTCTCTTCCAACTACCGAGTGTAATTCCAACACTAGCTTATTTATTCTG GTTGAAAACATGGGACGAGTAAATTACGGGCCATATATCTTTGATGAGAAG GGTATTTTGTCTTCGGTTTATCTAGATGGTCAAATTCTCCATGGATGGAAGATGATACCAATGCCTTTTCACAACCTGAATCAAATGCCAAATCTCAGTTTCGAGATGCATCATACCAAAAAGAGAAGTGAGAAGTTCAATCTTACTAATG ATGTCAGTCAAAAGGAACCAGCTCTGTTTGCTGGTGAGTTCTTTATCGACAgtgcagaagaaatcaaagacACATATCTATCATTCAACGGTTGGGGTAAAGGAGTTGCTTTTGTCAATAAATTCAACATCGGAAGATATTGGCCG TCTGTTGGACCACAGTGCAACCTCTATGTTCCTGCGCCGCTTCTTAAACCTGGCAAAAATACTTTG GTGATTTTCGAGTTGGAATCTCCACATCTAGAGCTTTTGCTGGAGGCAGTGGATAGGCAAGACTTCACTTGCGGTTCAAATGATTCCAAAGTTGATCAATTGTAG
- the LOC104712908 gene encoding beta-galactosidase 17 isoform X2, whose product MAMTSRGSWPSSMGRHQLDFVLLLVLLAVGISVPVFALLPSLPRGEKIITSSRKFYIKDDIFWKDGIAFQIIGGDLHYFRVLPEYWEDRLLRAKVLGLNTIQVYVPWNLHEPKPGMMVFEGIGDLVSFLKLCQKLDFLVMLRAGPYICGEWDLGGFPAWLLAVKPRLQLRTSDPAYLKLVERWWDVLLPKVFPLLYSNGGPVIMVQIENEYGSYGNDKAYLRNLVSMARGHLGDDIIVYTTDGGRRETLEKGTVPADDVYSAVDFTTGDDPWPIFELQKKFNAPGRSPPLSSEFYTGWLTHWGEKIAKTDAEFTAASLEKILSRNGSAVLYMVHGGTNFGFYNGANTGSKEFDYKPDLTSYDYDAPIKESGDIDNPKFQALQRVIKKYNAVTHSITPSKKLKAYGLIKMKMTTSLFDLVSMTDPADVITSANPISMESAEQMFGFLLYESSYITKKSGNILRIPKVHDRAQVFVSCLSQDVDVRVLSYIGTTERWNNQPISLPTTECNSNTSLFILVENMGRVNYGPYIFDEKGILSSVYLDGQILHGWKMIPMPFHNLNQMPNLSFEMHHTKKRSEKFNLTNDVSQKEPALFAGEFFIDSAEEIKDTYLSFNGWGKGVAFVNKFNIGRYWPSVGPQCNLYVPAPLLKPGKNTLVIFELESPHLELLLEAVDRQDFTCGSNDSKVDQL is encoded by the exons ATGGCGATGACAAGCAGGGGTAGCTGGCCATCATCAATGGGAAGACATCAACTGGATTTCGTGTTGCTTCTCGTTCTTTTAGCTGTCGGTATCTCCGTTCCTGTCTttgctcttcttccttcacTGCCTCGGGGAGAGAAG atAATCACATCATCTCGGAAGTTTTATATCAAAGATGacattttttggaaagatgGAATTGCTTTTCAGATTATTGGTGGTGATTTGCATTACTTTCGTGTTCTTCCTGAG TACTGGGAAGATCGGCTTCTAAGAGCCAAGGTTCTAGGCCTTAATACTATTCAAGTATACGTTCCTTGGAATCTTCATGAGCCAAAGCCTGGAATGATGGTTTTTGAGGGTATTGGTGATCTTGTGTCCTTTCTCAAGCTGTGTCAGAAACTAGATTTTTTGGTTATGCTGCGTGCTGGACCTTACATCTGTGGAG AATGGGATTTGGGAGGATTTCCTGCTTGGTTACTTGCTGTGAAACCACGTCTCCAATTAAGGACGTCAGATCCTGCATATCTTAAGTTG GTTGAAAGATGGTGGGATGTTCTGTTACCGAAGGTATTTCCTCTGCTTTACAGCAACGGGGGTCCTGTTATAATGGTTCAG ATTGAAAATGAATATGGTTCATATGGAAATGACAAAGCCTATCTTCGTAATCTAGTTAGTATGGCTAGGGGACACCTGGGGGATGACATTATTGT GTACACAACAGATGGAGGGAGAAGAGAAACTCTTGAGAAAGGAACTGTCCCTGCTGATGATGTCTACTCAG CTGTTGATTTCACAACCGGTGATGATCCCTGGCCAATatttgaattgcaaaagaagttTAATGCTCCAGGAAGATCACCTCCACTTTCCTC GGAGTTCTATACTGGTTGGCTCACGCATTGGGGTGAGAAGATTGCAAAAACTGATGCTGAATTTACAGCAGCTTCTCTTGAAAAAATACTGTCTCGAAATGGTTCTGCTGTGCTTTAT ATGGTGCATGGAGGAACAAACTTTGGTTTCTACAATGGCGCAAATACTGGCTCTAAAGAATTCGACTATAAACCTGATCTGACATCCTACGACTAT GATGCTCCCATTAAGGAGTCTGGTGACATAGATAATCCAAAATTCCAAG CTCTTCAGAGAGTGATTAAGAAGTACAATGCTGTAACACACTCCATTACCCCCTCCAAGAAACTGAAAGCGTATGGTCTTATCAAGATGAAGATGACAACATCGCTATTTGATTTAGTTAGTATGACAGATCCTGCAGATGTGATCACCTCTGCCAACCCAATTTCAATGGAATCTGCTGAACAG ATGTTTGGGTTTCTTTTATATGAATCTTCATACATCACAAAAAAGAGTGGGAATATACTAAGAATACCCAAG GTTCATGACAGAGCTCAAGTGTTTGTTTCGTGCCTTTCCCAAGATGTTGATGTGAGAGTACTGAGTTACATTGGTACAACTGAGAGATGGAACAACCAACCTATTTCTCTTCCAACTACCGAGTGTAATTCCAACACTAGCTTATTTATTCTG GTTGAAAACATGGGACGAGTAAATTACGGGCCATATATCTTTGATGAGAAG GGTATTTTGTCTTCGGTTTATCTAGATGGTCAAATTCTCCATGGATGGAAGATGATACCAATGCCTTTTCACAACCTGAATCAAATGCCAAATCTCAGTTTCGAGATGCATCATACCAAAAAGAGAAGTGAGAAGTTCAATCTTACTAATG ATGTCAGTCAAAAGGAACCAGCTCTGTTTGCTGGTGAGTTCTTTATCGACAgtgcagaagaaatcaaagacACATATCTATCATTCAACGGTTGGGGTAAAGGAGTTGCTTTTGTCAATAAATTCAACATCGGAAGATATTGGCCG TCTGTTGGACCACAGTGCAACCTCTATGTTCCTGCGCCGCTTCTTAAACCTGGCAAAAATACTTTG GTGATTTTCGAGTTGGAATCTCCACATCTAGAGCTTTTGCTGGAGGCAGTGGATAGGCAAGACTTCACTTGCGGTTCAAATGATTCCAAAGTTGATCAATTGTAG
- the LOC104712908 gene encoding beta-galactosidase 17 isoform X3, translated as MAMTSRGSWPSSMGRHQLDFVLLLVLLAVGISVPVFALLPSLPRGEKLQIITSSRKFYIKDDIFWKDGIAFQIIGGDLHYFRVLPEYWEDRLLRAKVLGLNTIQVYVPWNLHEPKPGMMVFEGIGDLVSFLKLCQKLDFLVMLRAGPYICGEWDLGGFPAWLLAVKPRLQLRTSDPAYLKLVERWWDVLLPKVFPLLYSNGGPVIMVQIENEYGSYGNDKAYLRNLVSMARGHLGDDIIVYTTDGGRRETLEKGTVPADDVYSAVDFTTGDDPWPIFELQKKFNAPGRSPPLSSEFYTGWLTHWGEKIAKTDAEFTAASLEKILSRNGSAVLYMVHGGTNFGFYNGANTGSKEFDYKPDLTSYDYDAPIKESGDIDNPKFQALQRVIKKYNAVTHSITPSKKLKAYGLIKMKMTTSLFDLVSMTDPADVITSANPISMESAEQMFGFLLYESSYITKKSGNILRIPKVHDRAQVFVSCLSQDVDVRVLSYIGTTERWNNQPISLPTTECNSNTSLFILVENMGRVNYGPYIFDEKGILSSVYLDGQILHGWKMIPMPFHNLNQMPNLSFEMHHTKKRSEKFNLTNVSSIVGA; from the exons ATGGCGATGACAAGCAGGGGTAGCTGGCCATCATCAATGGGAAGACATCAACTGGATTTCGTGTTGCTTCTCGTTCTTTTAGCTGTCGGTATCTCCGTTCCTGTCTttgctcttcttccttcacTGCCTCGGGGAGAGAAG ttgcagatAATCACATCATCTCGGAAGTTTTATATCAAAGATGacattttttggaaagatgGAATTGCTTTTCAGATTATTGGTGGTGATTTGCATTACTTTCGTGTTCTTCCTGAG TACTGGGAAGATCGGCTTCTAAGAGCCAAGGTTCTAGGCCTTAATACTATTCAAGTATACGTTCCTTGGAATCTTCATGAGCCAAAGCCTGGAATGATGGTTTTTGAGGGTATTGGTGATCTTGTGTCCTTTCTCAAGCTGTGTCAGAAACTAGATTTTTTGGTTATGCTGCGTGCTGGACCTTACATCTGTGGAG AATGGGATTTGGGAGGATTTCCTGCTTGGTTACTTGCTGTGAAACCACGTCTCCAATTAAGGACGTCAGATCCTGCATATCTTAAGTTG GTTGAAAGATGGTGGGATGTTCTGTTACCGAAGGTATTTCCTCTGCTTTACAGCAACGGGGGTCCTGTTATAATGGTTCAG ATTGAAAATGAATATGGTTCATATGGAAATGACAAAGCCTATCTTCGTAATCTAGTTAGTATGGCTAGGGGACACCTGGGGGATGACATTATTGT GTACACAACAGATGGAGGGAGAAGAGAAACTCTTGAGAAAGGAACTGTCCCTGCTGATGATGTCTACTCAG CTGTTGATTTCACAACCGGTGATGATCCCTGGCCAATatttgaattgcaaaagaagttTAATGCTCCAGGAAGATCACCTCCACTTTCCTC GGAGTTCTATACTGGTTGGCTCACGCATTGGGGTGAGAAGATTGCAAAAACTGATGCTGAATTTACAGCAGCTTCTCTTGAAAAAATACTGTCTCGAAATGGTTCTGCTGTGCTTTAT ATGGTGCATGGAGGAACAAACTTTGGTTTCTACAATGGCGCAAATACTGGCTCTAAAGAATTCGACTATAAACCTGATCTGACATCCTACGACTAT GATGCTCCCATTAAGGAGTCTGGTGACATAGATAATCCAAAATTCCAAG CTCTTCAGAGAGTGATTAAGAAGTACAATGCTGTAACACACTCCATTACCCCCTCCAAGAAACTGAAAGCGTATGGTCTTATCAAGATGAAGATGACAACATCGCTATTTGATTTAGTTAGTATGACAGATCCTGCAGATGTGATCACCTCTGCCAACCCAATTTCAATGGAATCTGCTGAACAG ATGTTTGGGTTTCTTTTATATGAATCTTCATACATCACAAAAAAGAGTGGGAATATACTAAGAATACCCAAG GTTCATGACAGAGCTCAAGTGTTTGTTTCGTGCCTTTCCCAAGATGTTGATGTGAGAGTACTGAGTTACATTGGTACAACTGAGAGATGGAACAACCAACCTATTTCTCTTCCAACTACCGAGTGTAATTCCAACACTAGCTTATTTATTCTG GTTGAAAACATGGGACGAGTAAATTACGGGCCATATATCTTTGATGAGAAG GGTATTTTGTCTTCGGTTTATCTAGATGGTCAAATTCTCCATGGATGGAAGATGATACCAATGCCTTTTCACAACCTGAATCAAATGCCAAATCTCAGTTTCGAGATGCATCATACCAAAAAGAGAAGTGAGAAGTTCAATCTTACTAATG TATCTTCTATAGTAGGGGCATGA
- the LOC104715828 gene encoding abscisic acid receptor PYL3 encodes MNPNNLAPIHGPSSSSSTTTSSSSPYGLTKEEFSTLDSIIRTHHTFPRSPNTCTSLIAHRVDAPAHAIWRYVRDFANPNKYKHFIKSCTIRGNNGNEIKVGTIREVSVVSGLPASTSVEILEALDEAKRILSFRVLGGEHRLNNYRSVTSVNEFVVLEKEKKKRVYSVVLESYIVDIPKGNTEEDTRMFVDTVVKSNLQNLAAVSTASPMNDDETAICS; translated from the exons ATGAACCCTAATAATCTTGCTCCAATCCATggtccatcatcatcatcgtcaacaacaacatcatcgtCGTCACCATACGGATTAACGAAGGAAGAGTTCTCAACACTAGACTCTATCATCCGAACACACCACACGTTCCCAAGATCGCCAAACACGTGCACATCCCTCATAGCACACCGCGTAGATGCACCAGCACACGCCATATGGAGATACGTCCGAGACTTCGCCAATccaaacaaatacaaacacTTCATCAAGAGTTGCACCATCAGAGGTAACAACGGTAACGAGATTAAAGTTGGGACCATAAGAGAAGTCAGCGTCGTGTCTGGTCTCCCAGCGTCGACAAGCGTTGAGATACTCGAAGCTTTAGATGAAGCGAAACGGATCTTGAGTTTTCGTGTTCTTGGAGGAGAACACCGGTTAAATAATTACCGGTCGGTTACATCGGTTAACGAGTTTGTCGttttggagaaggagaagaagaagagagtgtatAGTGTGGTTTTGGAGTCTTACATTGTTGATATACCAAAAGGTAACACGGAGGAGGATACGAGGATGTTTGTGGACACTGTCGTTAAATCGAATCTACAAAATCTCGCCGCCGTTTCCACGGCTTCTCC TATGAATGACGACGAAACAGCGATATGTAGTTAA
- the LOC104712909 gene encoding inorganic pyrophosphatase 1 has product MAYNSNNKNNNIVVVFDFDKTIIDVDSDNWVIDELGFTDLFNQLLPTMPWNTLMDRMMKELHDQGKTIEEIKQALRTIPIHPRVVPAIKSAHELGCELRIVSDANMFFIETIVEHLGISEFFSEINSNPGYVDERGTLRISPYHDFTKTPHGCSNSTCPPNMCKGLIIERIQQSLAKEGKKKMIYLGDGAGDYCPSLKLKAEDYVMPRKNFPVWDLISQNPMLIKAAIREWTDGQSLEMILIGIIEEIRLEEEKEKMLNSTEANCKMQTISVVGINSVHHEPILMPRALRVSQSS; this is encoded by the exons atggCTTACAATAGCaataacaagaacaacaacattgTCGTTGTTTTCGACTTCGACAAGACCATCATCGACGTTGATAGCGATAATTGGGTGATCGATGAACTTGGCTTCACTGATTTGTTCAATCAACTTCTCCCCACCATGCCTTGGAACACACTCATG GACCGTATGATGAAGGAGCTACATGATCAAGGCAAAACCATTGAGGAGATCAAACAAGCCTTGAGAACAATCCCAATCCATCCACGTGTCGTCCCTGCCATCAAATCTGCACATGAATTAGG GTGTGAGCTTAGGATAGTGAGCGACGCAAACATGTTCTTTATCGAGACCATCGTTGAGCATCTCGGGATAAGTGAATTCTTCTCTGAGATTAACTCGAACCCTGGATATGTCGACGAACGTGGCACCTTGAGAATCTCTCCTTACCACGACTTCACTAAAACCCCTCATGGCTGCTCTAATTCCACTTGTCCTCCTAACATGTGCAAG GGTTTGATCATTGAGAGGATTCAACAATCTTTAGctaaagaaggaaagaagaagatgatatacCTTGGAGATGGAGCTGGTGATTACTGTCCGAGTTTGAAACTTAAGGCAGAGGATTACGTGATGCCACGTAAGAATTTCCCGGTATGGGATCTAATTAGTCAAAATCCGATGCTGATTAAAGCAGCGATTAGAGAATGGACCGATGGCCAGAGCTTGGAGATGATATTAATAGGAATAATCGAGGAGATTAGattggaggaagagaaggagaagatgttGAATAGTACGGAGGCTAACTGCAAGATGCAGACCATCTCTGTAGTCGGGATCAACAGTGTTCATCATGAACCAATATTAATGCCTCGTGCTCTTCGTGTTTCTCAGTCTAGTTAG